The following proteins are encoded in a genomic region of Magallana gigas chromosome 1, xbMagGiga1.1, whole genome shotgun sequence:
- the LOC136275695 gene encoding tripartite motif-containing protein 2-like, protein MATEQPDEHNLTPKCDICKNLVSFSCRRCRVNLCDTCVPAHLREKAVSGHDMVEYGTKDEDDECICELHSPNGCTAYCKKCDIPICKLCISDKHSTHEKCPLFEQIVKLLKKIEQENGRLQLFKTELEKVLDHTKTILSSLTIFFTQRKDDITARGEEWRKYVKKTVQKLHRELNSMQNEHEGTLQKQKKELEEVIKNVDEINKQVAKLQKSKNLKELQNFVPIIEKQELLRNFSLDQYPLPIFYACKIDENYLQTFFGHIEKEKKERFTIFARKQEETDLWDPQMHVLEMPTLSSVIDSEFPINDENENRLYDLAITDDNKVWMGGHSKELKLFDLQGNLHRTVRITCLGLFLCVHNNNVVYSDNADKSVKMKSDSNAVETMFKTKEWNPNGLTSTGSGDLLVCLERDSYSKVVRYSSTGTVLQSIQYDSYGERLYKSPKYIAENVNGDVIVTDWKKNAVIAVNRLGIYRYSFSWKEGKSFVCSVATDLVGHVLVTDFYATNIRILDRDGRFLRYIVLEDDIRNARGLCTFGHGEVIVAENITGIAKRIKYLEH, encoded by the coding sequence ATGGCAACAGAACAACCAGATGAACACAACCTTACCCCTAAATGTGATATATGCAAAAACCTAGTGTCTTTTTCCTGTCGACGATGTAGGGTAAATCTTTGCGACACTTGTGTCCCTGCGCATTTACGAGAAAAAGCTGTATCGGGTCATGACATGGTAGAGTATGGCACCAAAGACGAGGACGATGAATGCATTTGTGAATTGCATTCTCCTAACGGTTGTACTGCATACTGTAAAAAGTGTGATATTCCAATATGCAAACTTTGCATTTCCGACAAACACAGTACTCATGAAAAATGCCCGCTTTTCGAACAAATAGTGAAACTTTTGAAAAAGATCGAACAAGAAAATGGCCGTCTTCAGCTATTCAAAACTGAACTAGAAAAAGTCCTAGACCACACAAAAACTATTTTGTCATcgttaacaatatttttcactCAAAGAAAGGATGACATCACAGCACGTGGTGAAGAGTGGcgtaaatatgtaaaaaaaaccgTGCAGAAACTACATCGTGAACTAAACAGCATGCAAAATGAGCACGAGGGTACACTTCAGAAACAAAAGAAAGAGCTTGAGGAAGTGATAAAGAATGTGGATGAAATCAACAAACAAGTAGCGAAactacaaaaatcaaaaaatctgAAAGAATTGCAAAATTTCGTTCCTATTATCGAAAAACAAGAATTATTGAGAAATTTTTCTCTTGATCAGTATCCGTTACCAATATTCTATGCATGTAAAATCGATGAAAACTATTTGCAAACATTTTTTGGACACATtgaaaaggaaaagaaagaaCGTTTTACAATCTTTGCAAGGAAACAAGAAGAAACTGATTTATGGGATCCGCAAATGCATGTATTAGAAATGCCAACATTATCCTCTGTTATAGACAGTGAGTTTCCAATCAACGACGAAAATGAAAATCGTCTGTACGATCTTGCGATTACAGACGATAACAAAGTCTGGATGGGCGGACATTCCAAAGAACTAAAATTATTTGACCTGCAGGGAAACCTCCATCGTACCGTGCGCATTACTTGCTTGGGTTTGTTCTTATGTGTGCACAACAACAATGTTGTGTACTCTGATAATGCAGATAAATCcgtaaaaatgaaatctgacTCCAACGCCGTAGAGACAATGTTCAAAACAAAGGAGTGGAATCCAAATGGCCTCACAAGTACCGGGTCCGGTGATCTTCTGGTCTGTCTTGAGCGAGATAGTTACTCGAAGGTTGTACGATATAGCAGTACTGGTACCGTGCTCCAATCAATTCAATATGACTCATATGGCGAACGTCTGTACAAATCCCCAAAATACATCGCTGAAAATGTCAATGGGGACGTAATTGTAACTGATTGGAAGAAAAACGCAGTTATTGCAGTTAATAGGTTAGGCATATACCGGTATTCGTTTTCGTGGAAAGAAGGCAAATCGTTTGTCTGTTCAGTGGCTACTGATTTGGTCGGTCACGTCCTCGTCACTGACTTTTATGCTACCAACATTCGCATATTGGACAGAGATGGGCGATTTCTGAGGTACATCGTTCTTGAAGACGATATAAGAAATGCACGTGGTTTGTGCACATTTGGCCATGGGGAAGTCATTGTTGCAGAAAATATAACAGGAATtgcaaaaagaattaaatatttggAGCACTAA